The following proteins come from a genomic window of Liolophura sinensis isolate JHLJ2023 chromosome 13, CUHK_Ljap_v2, whole genome shotgun sequence:
- the LOC135480909 gene encoding hepatitis A virus cellular receptor 1-like, with product MTELGLLRVIGYKGNKEVRRVCLGLALLCLIVMTTRVEGMSVTSRLPPTTVAPTTFVDDHGLLQITTTPRPVIVYDSFWHIMGYSLTPPTTTTTTPVPTTPPVPTTTPVPTTTPVPTTYIYDDHGFSQITTPAPTTTTRVPTTTRVPTTPPVPTTPPVPTTPPVPTTTPVPTTYIYDDHGFLQITTPAPTTTTSVPTTTPVPTTPPVPTTTSVPTTTRVPTTTPVPTTTRVPTTPPVPITTPVPTTTPVPTTTPVPTTFIYDDHGLLQFITPAPTTTTPIPTTPPIPTTPPVPTSTVS from the exons atgaCAGAGCTGGGTTTGTTACGTGTCATTGGCTATAAGGGCAATAAG GAAGTCAGGCGAGTGTGCCTCGGGCTGGCCTTATTGTGCCTCATAGTGATGACAACGCGGGTGGAGGGGATGTCCGTGACCAGTAGGCTACCCCCAACAACTGTCGCTCCCACCACATTCGTTGATGATCACGGCTTGTTGCAGATCACCACGACCCCCAGACCAGTGATCGTTTACGACAGTTTTTGGCACATTATGGGTTACAGCTTGACgccaccaacaacaacaaccacaacgCCTGTTCCAACCACACCACCTGTTCCAACCACAACGCCTGTTCCAACCACAACGCCTGTTCCAACCACATACATTTATGATGATCACGGCTTTTCGCAAATCACCACGCcagcaccaacaactacaacgCGTGTTCCAACCACAACGCGTGTTCCAACCACACCGCCTGTTCCAACCACACCACCTGTTCCAACCACACCACCTGTTCCAACCACAACGCCTGTTCCAACCACATACATTTATGATGATCACGGCTTTTTGCAAATCACCACGCCAGCACCAACAACCACAACGTCTGTTCCAACCACAACACCTGTTCCAACCACACCACCTGTTCCAACCACAACGTCTGTTCCAACCACAACGCGTGTTCCAACCACAACACCTGTTCCAACCACAACGCGTGTTCCAACCACACCGCCTGTTCCAATCACAACACCTGTTCCAACCACAACGCCTGTTCCAACCACAACGCCTGTTCCAACCACTTTCATTTATGATGATCACGGCTTGTTGCAATTCATCACGCCAGCACCAACAACCACAACGCCTATTCCAACCACACCGCCTATTCCAACCACACCGCCTGTTCCAACATCAACGGTTTCTTAA